One Glycine soja cultivar W05 chromosome 2, ASM419377v2, whole genome shotgun sequence genomic region harbors:
- the LOC114396998 gene encoding protein NUCLEAR FUSION DEFECTIVE 4-like gives MRTSTAFQWLSLVGIIWLQSINGTNTNFPAYSSQLKQLLSMSQFQLNNLAFASDAGKLFGFFSGMAAFHLPLWLVLMIGSTLGLIGYGVQYLFISNQISSLSYWHVFLLTVLAGNSICWINTVCYVITIRNFSSDHRQVAVGLTTSYQGLSAKIFTSIVDAVSLHKKAKTFLFLNSFLPLIVALIAAPVVREIEAVTTRPKHIMSVGFVVMFVITIATGIYAVMSSLEFVSSKISPLGSLIGMLVSLLFPLLVPLSMKINALVGSWHKNREKQRVYHFTSEESHDDEGRIENEVKEGEDSREVNQEVGIGIREEIGVKLMLRRIDFWLYFFVYLFGATLGLVFLNNLGQIAESRGYSRTSSLVSLSSSFGFFGRLMPSIVDYFYRGKCTISRPASMVALMAPTAGSFFLLLHNTNLALYVGTAIIGVCTGAITSISVSTTTELFGTKNFSVNHNVVVANIPVGSFLFGYLAAFVYHKGGHHEHGKCMGMECYRDTFIIWGSLCFFGTFLAFVLHVRTRKFYSYKL, from the exons ATGCGTACTTCAACTGCTTTTCAATGGCTAAGCCTTGTTGGCATCATTTGGCTCCAATCCATAAATGGAACAAACACCAATTTCCCTGCTTACTCCTCCCAGCTGAAGCAGCTCCTCTCCATGTCCCAGTTTCAGCTCAACAACCTTGCTTTTGCCTCAGATGCAGGCAAACTCTTTGGTTTCTTTTCTGGCATGGCTGCTTTTCACCTCCCCCTTTGGCTTGTCCTCATGATTGGTTCAACTCTTGGATTAATTGGTTATGGTGTTCAATATCTCTTCATATCAAACCAAATCTCCTCTCTCTCCTATTGGCATGTGTTCTTGCTAACTGTTCTAGCAGGGAACAGCATTTGCTGGATCAACACTGTTTGCTATGTGATCACAATAAGGAACTTCTCATCCGATCATCGCCAAGTTGCTGTAGGGTTAACTACTAGTTACCAAGGGTTGAGTGCTAAGATTTTCACCAGCATTGTTGATGCTGTTTCTTTACACAAAAAGGCTAAAACATTTCTCTTTCTGAACTCATTCTTGCCTTTGATAGTTGCCCTAATAGCAGCTCCTGTGGTTAGAGAAATTGAAGCTGTCACAACAAGGCCTAAGCACATTATGAGTGTTGGATTTGTTGTTATGTTTGTGATTACAATTGCCACTGGAATATATGCTGTGATGAGCAGCTTGGAATTTGTGTCAAGCAAAATATCTCCACTTGGTAGCCTTATTGGCATGTTAGTGTCCCTTTTATTCCCTCTATTAGTTCCACTTTCCATGAAGATCAATGCACTAGTAGGGTCATGGcacaaaaatagagaaaaacaaagaGTATATCATTTTACTTCAGAGGAGAGTCATGATGATGAAGGCAGGATAGAGAATGAGGTTAAAGAGGGTGAAGATAGCAGAGAAGTTAATCAAGAAGTTGGTATTGGTATAAGAGAAGAAATAGGAGTGAAATTGATGCTGAGAAGAATAGATTTCTGGTTATATTTCTTTGTCTATTTATTCGGTGCAACACTTGGTTTAGTATTTCTGAACAACTTGGGACAAATTGCTGAATCCCGAGGTTACTCTAGAACTTCATCATTGGTgtctttgtcttcttcttttgggTTCTTCGGCCGTCTCATGCCATCTATAGTGGACTACTTTTACAG GGGTAAGTGTACAATATCAAGACCAGCTTCTATGGTAGCATTAATGGCTCCAACTGCAGGGTCATTTTTCTTACTACTCCACAATACTAACCTTGCCCTCTATGTTGGCACTGCCATAATTGGAGTTTGTACTGGAGCAATCACTTCAATTTCTGTGTCCACCACCACAGAGCTATTTGGAACCAAGAATTTCTCTGTGAACCATAATGTGGTGGTGGCCAACATTCCAGTGGGGTCTTTTTTGTTTGGCTACTTGGCTGCTTTTGTTTACCATAAGGGAGGGCATCATGAACATGGGAAATGCATGGGCATGGAATGCTACAGAGACACTTTCATCATATGGGGTTCCCTTTGTTTCTTTGGTACCTTTTTGgcttttgttctacatgttagGACTCGCAAGTTTTACTCATATAAACTATAG
- the LOC114397004 gene encoding uncharacterized protein LOC114397004, with protein MVSRVHKRTAVYRSIQQLRSITNSHARRKTSVILDASKYIRGLKQKLQELNQLAVAATQKDIEYGPMPMLKVEQQEEGYLIKVLSQRSCQGLLAFILEAFERLGLVVLQARASCVESFCLEAFGIKESNEDTRLVDTQVVEQVVSKAINDWRKVTKQC; from the exons aTGGTTTCCAGGGTTCACAAGAGAACAGCAGTGTATAGGAGCATACAACAGCTTCGTTCTATCACTAACTCCCATGCG CGCCGTAAAACCTCTGTGATATTAGATGCATCGAAGTACATACGTGGTTTAAAGCAGAAGTTGCAAGAATTGAACCAATTAGCAGTTGCTGCAACTCAAAAAGACATTGAGTATGGTCCAATGCCTATG CTTAAAGTGGAACAACAAGAGGAGGGGTATCTGATCAAGGTGTTGAGTCAAAGGAGTTGCCAGGGGTTGTTGGCGTTTATATTGGAAGCCTTTGAAAGGCTTGGTCTTGTGGTGCTCCAGGCTAGGGCTTCTTGTGTGGAGAGCTTTTGTTTAGAAGCATTTGGAATCAAA GAGAGCAATGAAGATACCCGTCTTGTGGATACACAAGTAGTTGAGCAAGTTGTATCTAAAGCTATAAATGATTGGAGGAAAGTTACAAAGCAATGTTGA